GGGCAGTAGGGACTCGAAGTGTGCATGTATGTGTTGTTGCGACGCTTCATTCAGAGCGAATTGCCGGTAGGCAAGCACGCTTCGCAGCTCATCCAGGGCGTCGGGGCGGCTGCAAAGCCGGCAGTTTCCCGCCTCGATCCACTCCCGCAACGCCTCCAGCTTCGGATCGCGAAACATCCACAGCGCCAGCACCGTATTGGTGTCGAGCACGAGGCGAGGGCGGTCGTCCCTTGAGTCATCCCCGTTCTGGGGCGTAAGAATTTCCGACACTATCCCACCGTTCAATCCATTGAGTACCCCGTTAACGCAAAAAACGGGGAGGGTCACCCCTCCCCGCTCCTACCCATCAACGCTTAAGCCGCAGCCTTGACGTCAACACGCGCCTTGACGAAGCTGCCCGGCGCGTCTTCCAGCGCCTTCAGCTTGCCCTTGGCGGGGTCGCGCGGGTCGACCTGCGCGGCGTCGTGCCCGGTGACCCAGGCCTGCCAGTCGGTCCACCACGAGCCCGGGTTCTGCTGGGCGCCCTCGAGCCAGGCTTCGCCGGTTTCGGGCAGCTTGGCGGCCGGGTTGACCCAGTAGCCGTACTTGTTGGCCGCCGGCGGGTTGACGATGCCGGCGATGTGGCCGGAACCACCCAGCACGAAGCGCACCGGGGCGGTGAAGCGGCGGGCGCCCATGTAGGTGCTCTTCCACGGCGCGATGTGGTCTTCGATGGCCGAGATGAAGTAGCACGGCACCTTGATCTTGGTGAGGTCGATCGGGGTGCCGTCGATCTCGATGCCGCCCGGCTCGACCAGGCGGTTTTCCATGTACATGCTGCGCAGGTAGAAGCTGTGCATCGCGGCCGGCATGCGGGTGGAGTCCGAGTTCCAGTACAGCAGGTCGAACGGGAACGGGTCCTTGCCCATCAGGTAGTTGCTGACCACGAACGACCAGATCAGGTCGTTCGAGCGCAGCATGCTGAAGGTGCCGGCCATTTCCGAGCCTTCCAGGTAACCGCGCTCGAACATCTTCTTCTCGAGGCTGGAGACCTGGCCTTCGTCGATGAACACGCCGAGCTCGCCGGGTTCGGTGAAGTCGGTCATGGTGGTGAAGAAGGTGGCCGAGGCGATGCGCTTCTGGCGCTTGGCGGCGAGGTAGGCGAGCGTGGTGGCGAGCAGCGTGCCGCCCAGGCAGTAGCCGGCGGCGTTGACTTCCTTCTCGCCGGTCTGCTGTTCGATGGCGTCGAGCGCGGCGATCACGCCTTCCTTGACGTAGGCGTCGAAGCTCTTGGCAGCCAGGTGCTCGTCCGGGTTGACCCAGGAGATCACGAACACGGTGTGGCCCTGGTCCACGCACCACTTGATGTACGAGTTCTTCTCGCGCAGGTCGAGGATGTAGAACTTGTTGATCCAGGGCGGCACGATCAGCAGCGGCTTCTTCAGCACCTTGTCGGTGCTGGGGGTGTATTGCAGAAGCTGCATCATCTCGGTCTGGAACACGACCTTGCCCGGCGTGGTGGCGACGTTCTTGCCCAGCTCGAAGGCCGTGGTGTCGGTCATCTTGACGCGCAGGTTGCCGCCGCCTTCCTCGACGTCGCGCAGCAGGTTGTTGAGGCCCTTGAGCAGGTTCTGGCCGTGGCTCTTGACCGTCTCGCGGAAGACTTCGGGGTTGGTGATCGCGAAGTTGGACGGCGACAGGGCGTCGATGTACTGGCGGGTGTAGAAGGTGACCTTCTTCTGCGTCTGCTCGTCGAGACCGTCGACGCCGCTGACGGTGTCATGGATGTGACGGGCGGCGATGAGGTAGGACTGCTTGATGAAGTCGAACAGGAAGTGCTCTTCCCATTCCTCGTCCTTGAAGCGCTTGTCGGTCTTCTCGGGAGCGGCGACCGGGGCGGCGCTGAGGCCGGCGACGCGCATCATCGAGTGCTGCCACAGCGAGAAGTAGTCCCACACCAGGTTCATCTGCGCCTGGGCGAGCTTGTACGGGTTGGCCAGCAGCTTGGCCATCATGTCCATGAAAGCCTGGGCGATGCCGAGCTCGTCGGCGGGGGTGGAAACGCCCTTCTTGAGCTGGCGATGGACGTGGTCGCTGATCAGGTGCGAGGCGCGGCGGGCGACTTCGGCGTAGGTCTTGGCGACTTCCTGCGGGTCGGGCAGATCGCACTTGGGCGTTTCGTTGCTGGGTGCAGCCATGTGGGTAGGGCTCCTGTTGTTTGGATCGGGGCGGGCTTATCGGCAAGGGGTGAAGCGGATCAGGCCGTTCGCGTCGACCTGCCTCGACAGTGCTCCCTGACTCTCGAGGTGGTTGAGGTGGGCGATGGCCTCCCCCATTGCGAACATGACCTGGTGGGTATCGAGCGCGCGTGGAAAAAGCGTCGGCAACAACTCGGACGCAGTGCTCGGCGTGTGGCAGGCAGCCAGCAGCACCTCGCAGCGCTCGCGATGATGCTCGACCAATTGATCCACTCTTGATCGAATACCCTTGAAAGGTTTGCCGTGGGATGGTAGCACGAGCGTGTCGTCGGGAATGTTGCACAAATCCCGCAAGGAGCGCAGAAACCATCCCAGTGGATCATCATTGGGCGTTGCGGCGTAAACGCTGACGTTGGTCGAGATGCGCGGCAGCAGCATGTCGCCCGAGATGAGCACGCCGAGCGCGGCGCAGTACAGGCTGGCGTGCTCGGGCGCGTGGCCGAAGCCGACGATGATGCGCCAGTCGTGGGTGCCGATGCGCACCTCGTCGCCGGCGAACAGGCGGTGGTAGCGCGCGGGTACCTCGGGGGCGCCGAGGCGGTAGGCGTTGCCGCGGGTGGCGAGGGCGTCGTGGCGGCTGTCGTCCAGGCCGTGGCGGCGGAACTGGTCGAGCATGTCGGGGATGCAGTAGCCCGGAAGCTGATTCCACACCGCCTGCGCGGCGAAGAATTCGCCCTGCGTCATGTGGATCGGGGCGCCGTCGCGGGCGGCCAGCCAGGTGGCGAGGCCGATGTGGTCGGGATGGTGGTGGGTGACGATGATGCGCGACAGCGGGCGGCCGTCGGCGGCGAGCACGGCCTCCCAGGCGGCGCGCGTGTCGGCGGTGGCGTAGCCGCAGTCGATGACCACGACGCGGTCGCCGTCGTCCAGCAGCCAGAGGTTGATGTGGTCGAGCGCGAAGGGCAGGCGCATGCGCACCCAGCGCACGCCGGGCGCGACCTCGACGGTGTGCGCGTGCTCGGGCAGGGCCTCGATGGGGTAGTGAAGGGCAGGGTGCGAGGGGCTGGGGGGTGCGCTCATGTGTTGTCCTGAGTCGGGGGCGGAGCGGGCGGGGCGAGGATCGCATTGCCCAAAACCCGGGAATCTGCTTAACTTCCGTCCGATTTTCGAGTTATCAGTAAATAAAACAATGAATTGCGTCCGGTGATACGGCATTGTGCCGGCGGCCGGGGGCGGCGACCGAGCATGTCCAACGAAGAAACCTACACCATTACCGAACTCGCTCGCGAATTCGACATCACCCCGCGCGCCATCCGCTTCTACGAGGATCAGGGCTTGCTGACCCCCGCTCGCGCCGGGCGCGCTCGCGTCTACACCAAGGCCGACCGCACCCGACTCAAGCTCACGCTGCGCGGCAAGCGCCTGGGCCTCTCGCTCGCCGAGATCCGCGAGCTGCTCGACATGTACGGCGGCGTGCGCAACTCCGCACCGCAGCTGCAGCGCTTCCTCAACGTGCTCGCCGTGCGGCGCGCTGCCATGGAGCAGCAACGCCGCGACATCCAGGCCGTGCTCGAGGAGATCGACATGCTCGAGCGCCAGTGCCAGGCCCTGCTCGGCGACAACGCCGAAGGCGCCGCCGAAGCCCGGGCCGAACTCGCCCGCCGCATCGACCGCGCCAGCGTGGGGTGACGCGGCGAGGCTTGCCTTTTTTCGGGGCTCAGTTTACGTTGACGTAAACGTTAAATCAACACCAGCCGTGCCACGAGGAGGTCCGACGATGCGATCCGAGATGCCGCAGTTCCAGCCCCGCGACCCGGGCTACGCCGAACGCGTGCGGGCGAGTTTTGGCCTGCAGCAGGCGATGAGCCTCATCGGCGCGGAGCTCGCGTTGCTCGAGCCCGGCTACGTCGAGATCCATCTGCCGCACAAGCCCGAGATCACCCAGCAACACGGCTTCATCCACGGCGGGGTGGTGGGCATGATCGCCGACTCGGCGGCCGGCTACGCGGCCAACACCCTCACGCCCGCCGATGCCAGCGTGCTCACCGTCGAGTACAAGATGAACCTCGTCGCCCCCGCCGACGGCCAGCGCCTGGTGGCGCGTGGCGAGGTGGTGCGCCCGGGGCGCACGCTGATCGTCACCCGGGCCGACGTGTACGCGATCCGCGACGAGCAATGGACCTTGTGCGCGATCATGCAGCAGACCATCATGGCCATGCACGGCAAGAAGGAGCGCGAGGGCTGAGCTGCGCGCGCCGCCATGCCCCCTCCCGCATCCATCCAACGTTGAGCCGGCCCATGACGACACTGCGCCCATTGTCCGCATCCGACACCAAGGAACTGGAGCAGGTCCGCCAGTTCTTCCGCAACTACGCCGCCTGGCTCGGCGTCGACCTGAGCTACCAGGGCTTCGCCGACGAGGTCGCCAACCTGCCCGGAGCCTACGGCGAAGCCGACGGCCGCCTGTTCTACGCCGAGATCGGCGGCCAGCCGGCAGGCTGCGTCGGCATCCGCCGCTTTTCCGAAGGCGTGTGTGAGATGAAGCGTCTCTATGTCGACCCTGCCGCCCGTGGCCAGGGCGTCGGCCGCAAGCTGGCGCTGGAGGCGATCAAGGCCGCGCGCGCGCTCGGCTACCGCCGCATCCTGCTCGACACCGTCCCGGCGATGCGCATCGCGGTGAAGCTCTACCGCGAGCTCGGCTTCAAGGAAGCGCCCGCCTACTACCCGTCGCCGGTCGAGGGCACGATCTTCCTCACGCTCGATCTGGAGAACTGGTCCGAGGACGAGGTCAACAACGAGAACCTCTTCCACCTCTTCGACTACAACCTGGCGTGGTCGCGTCAGATGCAGCAGATCGACCCCGGCTTCTTCGAGAAGCTGTCGCACCTGCAGAGCCCGGAATACCTGTGGATCGGCTGCTCCGACTCGCGCGTGCCGGCCAACCAGATCGTCGGCCTGCTGCCGGGCGAGGTCTTCGTGCATCGCAACGTGGCCAACGTCATCGTGCATACCGATCTCAACGCGCTGGCGGTCATCCAGTACGCGGTCGATGTGCTGAAGGTCAAGCACATCATGGTGGTCGGCCACTACGGCTGCGGCGGCGTCAAGGCAGCGCTCGAGCGCGCCCGCGTCGGCCTGGTCGACCTCTGGCTGCGCCACGTGCAGGACGTGCACCTGCGCCATGTGCAGTCGCTCGACAACCTGCCGTCCGAGCTGCGCCACGATCGCCTGTGCGAACTCAACGTCATCGAGCAGGTGGCCAACGTGGCGCAGACCGTGGTCGTGCAGGATGCCTGGCGGCGCGGCCAGAACCTGACCGTGCATGGCTGGATCTACGGCCTCAAGGACGGTCTCATCCGCGATCTGGGCGTGAATGTCAGCCGCCCGGACGATCTCATGCCGCGCTATGCCGCGGCCCTCGAAGCGCTCGGCAACTGAGCGCACCGCTTAATCACGCATGCAACAGGAGAGCTTCATGTCCGACCCCGTCGTCATCGTTTCCGTCGCCCGTACGCCGCTCGGCGGCTTTCAGGGTGACCTGTCCAGCCTGACCACGCCGCAGCTCGGTGCAGTCGCCATCAAGGCGGCGGTCGAGCGCGCCCGTCTCTCGCCCGAACAGGTGCAGGAAGTGATCATGGGTTGCGTCTTGCCCGCCGGCCTCGGCCAGGCGCCCGCCCGCCAGGCCGCCCTCGGCGCCGGCCTGCCGCTGTCGGCCGGCTGCACGACCATCAACAAGGTGTGCGGCTCGGGCATGAAGGCCACCATGCTGGCGCACGACCTCATCCTCGCCGGCAGCAACGAGGTCATGGTCGCCGGCGGCATGGAGTCGATGTCCAACGCGCCCTACCTGCTGCCCAAGGCGCGCGCCGGCTATCGCCTCGGCCACGGCCAGATGTTCGACCACATGTTCCTCGACGGCCTCGAGGACAGCTACTCCAGGGAGAACAAGGGCCGCCTGATGGGCACCTTCGCCGAGGACTGCGCCAGCCACTTCGATTTCACCCGCGAGGCCCAGGATGCGTTCGCGATCGCGTCGACGACGCGCGCGCAGGCCGCGATCAACAACGGCGACTTCACCTGGGAGGTGGTCCCGGTCACCGTGTCGGGCCGCAAGGGCGATGTCGTGGTTGACAAGGACGAGCAGCCGCTGAAGGCGCAGATCGACAAGATCCCCGGCCTCAAGCCGGCGTTCAAGAAGGACGGCACCGTCACCCCGGCCAACTCGAGTTCCATCTCCGATGGCGCCGCCGCGCTCGTGCTGATGCGCAAGTCCACCGCCGACAAGCTCGGCCTGAAGCCGGTCGCGACCATCGTCGGCCACGCCACCCACGCCCAGGAGCCGCAATGGTTCACCACCGCTCCGGTGGGCGCGATGCAGAAGGTGCTGGCCAAGGCCGGCTGGCACGCCGACGACGTCGATCTGTGGGAGATCAACGAAGCCTTCGCGGTCGTCACCATGGCGGCGATGCACGAGATGAAGCTGCCGCATGACAAGGTCAACGTAAACGGCGGCGCCTGCTCGCTCGGCCACCCGATCGGTGCATCGGGCGCGCGCATCCTGATCACCCTGATCGGCGCGCTGCGCAAGCGCGGCCTCAAGCGCGGCGTCGCCAGCCTGTGCATCGGCGGCGGCGAAGCCACGGCGATGGCGATCGAGGTCGATTCGTCGGTGGCCTGCGGCTAAGGAGCGATACACATGATTCTGACCCAGGAACAGGAACTCATCCGCGACTCGATGCGCGCCTTCGCGCAGGAGCGCCTGGCCCCCTTCGCCGCCGAATGGGACCGCAACCACACCTTCCCGCGCGAAGCGTTGAACGAACTCGCCGAACTCGGCGCGCTCGGCATGGTGGTGCCCGAGGAGTGGGGCGGCGCCGGCATGGACTACATGAGCCTGGTGCTGACGTTGGAAGAGATCGCCGCCGGTGACGGCGCCACCTCGACCATCGTCAGCGTGCAGAACTCGCTGCCCTGCGGCATCATCAATCGCTTCGGCACCGACGCGCAGAAGGAAGCCTGGCTCAAGCCGCTCGCCCGCGGCGAGAAGCTCGGCTGCTTCTGCCTCACCGAGCCGCACGTGGGTTCGGACGCCTCCGCCATCCGCACGAGCGCCGTGCGCGACGGCAACGAGTGGGTGTTGAACGGCGTGAAGCAGTTCATCACCACCGGCAAGCACGCCGACGTCGCCATCGTGTTCGCGGTCACCGACAAGGCCGCCGGCAAGAAGGGCATCACCTGCTTCCTGGTGCCCGCGAGCGCGCCCGGCTACCAGGTCGGCCACATCGAGGAGAAGATGGGCCAGAAGGCCTCCGACACCACGCAGATTCTGTTCGAGAACTGCCGCATCCCGGCCGACTCGGTGATCGGTGCCGAAGGCGAGGGCTACAAGATCGCGCTGTCCAACCTCGAGGCCGGACGCATCGGCATCGCCGCGCAGTGCCTGGGCATGGCGCGCGCCGCGCTGGAGGCGGCGGTCAAGTACGCGCAGGAGCGCGAGAGCTTCGGCAAGCCGATCTTCGAGCACCAGGCGGTGAACTTCCGCCTCGCCGACATGGCGACTCAGCTTGAAGCCGCGCGCCAGCTGGTGTGGCACGCCGCCAGCCTCAAGGATGCCGGCCGCCCCTGCCTCAAGGAAGCCTCGATGGCCAAGCTCTTCGCCTCCGAGATGGCCGAGCGCGTGTGCTCGGACGCCATCCAGGTGCACGGCGGCTACGGCTACGTCACCGACTTCCCGGTCGAGCGCATCTACCGCGATGTGCGCGTGTGCCAGATCTACGAAGGCGCGAGTGACATCCAGAAGCTGGTGATCGGGCGCGCGCTGGCGGCCTGATCGACCCCGCCGGGTGACGCACGAGGCCGGCTCTCCCGGGCAGGGGGCGCCGGCC
This region of Thauera sp. JM12B12 genomic DNA includes:
- a CDS encoding acyl-CoA dehydrogenase, with the protein product MILTQEQELIRDSMRAFAQERLAPFAAEWDRNHTFPREALNELAELGALGMVVPEEWGGAGMDYMSLVLTLEEIAAGDGATSTIVSVQNSLPCGIINRFGTDAQKEAWLKPLARGEKLGCFCLTEPHVGSDASAIRTSAVRDGNEWVLNGVKQFITTGKHADVAIVFAVTDKAAGKKGITCFLVPASAPGYQVGHIEEKMGQKASDTTQILFENCRIPADSVIGAEGEGYKIALSNLEAGRIGIAAQCLGMARAALEAAVKYAQERESFGKPIFEHQAVNFRLADMATQLEAARQLVWHAASLKDAGRPCLKEASMAKLFASEMAERVCSDAIQVHGGYGYVTDFPVERIYRDVRVCQIYEGASDIQKLVIGRALAA
- a CDS encoding MBL fold metallo-hydrolase gives rise to the protein MSAPPSPSHPALHYPIEALPEHAHTVEVAPGVRWVRMRLPFALDHINLWLLDDGDRVVVIDCGYATADTRAAWEAVLAADGRPLSRIIVTHHHPDHIGLATWLAARDGAPIHMTQGEFFAAQAVWNQLPGYCIPDMLDQFRRHGLDDSRHDALATRGNAYRLGAPEVPARYHRLFAGDEVRIGTHDWRIIVGFGHAPEHASLYCAALGVLISGDMLLPRISTNVSVYAATPNDDPLGWFLRSLRDLCNIPDDTLVLPSHGKPFKGIRSRVDQLVEHHRERCEVLLAACHTPSTASELLPTLFPRALDTHQVMFAMGEAIAHLNHLESQGALSRQVDANGLIRFTPCR
- a CDS encoding acetyl-CoA C-acetyltransferase is translated as MSDPVVIVSVARTPLGGFQGDLSSLTTPQLGAVAIKAAVERARLSPEQVQEVIMGCVLPAGLGQAPARQAALGAGLPLSAGCTTINKVCGSGMKATMLAHDLILAGSNEVMVAGGMESMSNAPYLLPKARAGYRLGHGQMFDHMFLDGLEDSYSRENKGRLMGTFAEDCASHFDFTREAQDAFAIASTTRAQAAINNGDFTWEVVPVTVSGRKGDVVVDKDEQPLKAQIDKIPGLKPAFKKDGTVTPANSSSISDGAAALVLMRKSTADKLGLKPVATIVGHATHAQEPQWFTTAPVGAMQKVLAKAGWHADDVDLWEINEAFAVVTMAAMHEMKLPHDKVNVNGGACSLGHPIGASGARILITLIGALRKRGLKRGVASLCIGGGEATAMAIEVDSSVACG
- the phaC gene encoding class I poly(R)-hydroxyalkanoic acid synthase, with product MAAPSNETPKCDLPDPQEVAKTYAEVARRASHLISDHVHRQLKKGVSTPADELGIAQAFMDMMAKLLANPYKLAQAQMNLVWDYFSLWQHSMMRVAGLSAAPVAAPEKTDKRFKDEEWEEHFLFDFIKQSYLIAARHIHDTVSGVDGLDEQTQKKVTFYTRQYIDALSPSNFAITNPEVFRETVKSHGQNLLKGLNNLLRDVEEGGGNLRVKMTDTTAFELGKNVATTPGKVVFQTEMMQLLQYTPSTDKVLKKPLLIVPPWINKFYILDLREKNSYIKWCVDQGHTVFVISWVNPDEHLAAKSFDAYVKEGVIAALDAIEQQTGEKEVNAAGYCLGGTLLATTLAYLAAKRQKRIASATFFTTMTDFTEPGELGVFIDEGQVSSLEKKMFERGYLEGSEMAGTFSMLRSNDLIWSFVVSNYLMGKDPFPFDLLYWNSDSTRMPAAMHSFYLRSMYMENRLVEPGGIEIDGTPIDLTKIKVPCYFISAIEDHIAPWKSTYMGARRFTAPVRFVLGGSGHIAGIVNPPAANKYGYWVNPAAKLPETGEAWLEGAQQNPGSWWTDWQAWVTGHDAAQVDPRDPAKGKLKALEDAPGSFVKARVDVKAAA
- a CDS encoding PaaI family thioesterase, with amino-acid sequence MRSEMPQFQPRDPGYAERVRASFGLQQAMSLIGAELALLEPGYVEIHLPHKPEITQQHGFIHGGVVGMIADSAAGYAANTLTPADASVLTVEYKMNLVAPADGQRLVARGEVVRPGRTLIVTRADVYAIRDEQWTLCAIMQQTIMAMHGKKEREG
- the can gene encoding carbonate dehydratase, translated to MTTLRPLSASDTKELEQVRQFFRNYAAWLGVDLSYQGFADEVANLPGAYGEADGRLFYAEIGGQPAGCVGIRRFSEGVCEMKRLYVDPAARGQGVGRKLALEAIKAARALGYRRILLDTVPAMRIAVKLYRELGFKEAPAYYPSPVEGTIFLTLDLENWSEDEVNNENLFHLFDYNLAWSRQMQQIDPGFFEKLSHLQSPEYLWIGCSDSRVPANQIVGLLPGEVFVHRNVANVIVHTDLNALAVIQYAVDVLKVKHIMVVGHYGCGGVKAALERARVGLVDLWLRHVQDVHLRHVQSLDNLPSELRHDRLCELNVIEQVANVAQTVVVQDAWRRGQNLTVHGWIYGLKDGLIRDLGVNVSRPDDLMPRYAAALEALGN
- a CDS encoding MerR family DNA-binding transcriptional regulator, with product MSNEETYTITELAREFDITPRAIRFYEDQGLLTPARAGRARVYTKADRTRLKLTLRGKRLGLSLAEIRELLDMYGGVRNSAPQLQRFLNVLAVRRAAMEQQRRDIQAVLEEIDMLERQCQALLGDNAEGAAEARAELARRIDRASVG